From Bacteroides uniformis:
TCTTCAACCGTTGCAAGACTGCCGACGGGAAACCCGGATTTACTGCACGCTACTGGAATAACGTGACTCGTGACGGTGAGCCAGTCACTACTGCCCAAGTGACCACTCCTTTCCATTTTTGTACATCCGGTGCCACGGTTTTTGCTCCGGGTGTGAACCTTACCGACTTCTCGGCTACCTACAACAGCGTATTCACTCCCGACCAGTCGGGAGAGGTGGTCTTTGACATCTATGCTTATGGCTCAGGGAGATTGCGGATAAATGGGGAGGAAGTGAGAGGATTCTCCAATCAGCACGGTGGGCAGAAGAGTGCTTATACTTTGCAGGTACAAGCAGGAAAAACGTATGACGTTGAATTGGATTTTGAATATTTCCGTAGCGATGCACAGCTGAACTTCGACCTCGGATTTAAGAATGAAGTGGATGTGAGAAAATCTGTGGAGCGTGTAAAGGATGCTGATATCGTGGTCTTTGTGGGAGGAGTCTCTCCGAACCTCGAAGGCGAGGAGATGGGTGTTGAGCTTCCCGGATTCAGAGGAGGCGACCGTACTGATATTGAGTTGCCTGCTGTCCAGCGGGAACTGATTGCCGCTTTGCACCATGCCGGTAAAAAGGTGGTGTTGGTGAACTGTTCAGGTTCTCCTATCGGCTTGGAGCCGGAAACCGGGAGGTGTGGAGCTATCCTGCAGGCATGGTATCCCGGTCAGGCAGGTGGTACGGCTGTAGCTGAAGTCTTGTTCGGTGATTACAATCCGGCAGGACGCTTGCCGGTAACCTTCTACCGTAATGTGTCACAGCTTCCAGATTTTGAGGATTATAATATGACGGGCCGGACTTACCGTTACATGACCCAGGAACCGCTTTTCCCCTTCGGTCATGGATTGAGCTATACCTCTTTCAGCTATGGCGCTGTGGTGCTTGGTTCGGATAATATAAAGTCCGGTGAGAAATTGAGATTGAGTGTCCCCGTAACCAATACCGGCAAATGTGACGGTGAAGAGGTTGTGCAGGTCTATTTGAAGAAAAACGATGATGTAGAAGGACCGAGCAAGGCATTGCGTGCTTTCAAGCGGGTACATATCCCGGCAGGAAAGACGGTCGATGTAGAGTTTGATTTGGGTGATAAAGAGTTGGTGTGGTGGAATCCGCAAAGCAATGCCATGTGCGTTTCCGAAGGCAGCTATGAACTGATGGTGGGCGGTAGCTCGCAAACTGCTGATTTGCTGCGCCGGTCTTTTGTCATTCAGCCTTGATACATCACTGACAGAGTCAAAAAAAGTTTTCCGCTTGAGGGTGAGTTATGGCCCTCAAGCGGAATTTTTATATACTGGGAATACATGTTCTTAATAATCCTTAATACTATATGTTAACTCCCTTGTTTCTTTGTACTTCTCTAATTTTAATTGATATATTTGTGATATCGTTATGATATCAATTAAATTTATAGAATATGGAAACAAAAGAGTGTAGTTTCAGTGGTTTCAAGATGAATGGCTTTCTGGCCTTGTTCCTTCATTTGGTAGTGCTTACGGCGGTGATAATCTTTGGGTTTCTCATTTCTGTGCCTACCTTGATCCTTTCGGTGTGTCTGTGTCTGGTATGGTTCATTATGTTTGCCGGCTATATGGAGCTGGAACCGAACGAGGCGCGTGCCATGGTGTTCTTTGGCAAGTACAAGGGAACATTCAAAGAGACCGGCTTTTTCTGGGTAAACCCTTTCCTTAATAAGAAGAAGCTTTCGCTTCGTGCACGCAACCTGGATGTGGAGCCGATAAAGGTGAACGATAAGATTGGTAATCCTATTCTTATAGGACTGGTATTGGTGTGGAAGCTGAAGGACACCTATAAAGCCATGTTTGAGATTGATTCACAAACAATGGCTGCATCCGCTCCGACAGCGGGTAATGCGAACCAGGTCAGTCTTGGCAATGCGGTGGCCAACCGTATGAATGCGTTCGAGAATTTCGTCATGATACAGAGTGATGCCGCTCTTCGCCAGGTTGCTGGTCAGTATGCCTATGATGATAATGAGGCTGATACGGAAGAGTTGACACTTCGTTCGGGCGGTGAGGAAATCAATGAACAGCTGGAGCAGAAATTGAATGAACGCCTGGCCATGGCAGGTATGGAAGTGGTGGAAGCGCGTATCAACTATCTGGCATATGCGCCCGAAATTGCCGCTGTGATGCTGCGTCGCCAGCAAGCATCTGCCATTATTACGGCACGCGAGAAGATTGTGGAAGGGGCAGTCTCTATGGTAAAAATGGCGCTCCATAAACTTTCTGAAGAAGAAATTGTTGAACTGGACGAAGACAAGAAAGCAGCAATGGTCAGCAATCTGTTGGTAGTGCTTTGTGCGGACGAGGCTGCCCAACCGGTAGTCAATACGGGAACGTTGAACCATTGATAAAGGATACGGATGAAAGAGATGGGAGGCATAGGACGGTGGGCTCTTATACTGCTCTTGCTGGGCAATGTATATGGGGGCTTTGCACAAGATGCGAATACTGCGCGCGCGCAGCACATTTATGAATTGTTTGTGGCAGGGCAAGGTGACAGCATCCATGCGGCATTGAACCGGGAGTTGCAGGAGAAACTGGCTCCGGCACTCTTCAATGATTCTTTCCGGCAAGCAGAGAAAATGTTTGGTAAATCCATATCAAAAGGAGAATGGAAGACCGATTCTGCCCAGGGAATTACTATCTATTATTCCGATGTGGAATTTGAACGTTATAATCTCCGCTTTCTAGTGGCTTTTGATGCTGACGGGGCACTGAATACAATCCGGCTAGTCCCTGCACCTGCTGTTAGCACTGCCCAACCGGTAGCCTATGATAAGACAAAAATGGATGAAAGGGATATTACGCTGGGAGCCGACGGCTACAAGCTTCCCGGAACGTTGACTTTGCCCAAGAGGGCAGTCGGTTCGGATGTATGCAGGGTTCCTTGTGTTATTCTGGTACATGGTTCCGGTCCTCACGACCGTGACGAGACGATAGGTCCCAACAAGCCTTTCCGTGACCTGGCCTGGGGATTGGCGGAACGCGGCATTGCCGTCGTCCGCTATGAAAAACGGACAAAAGCATATGGTGCGGCTTGCGTTCCTGCCGGTCGCGAACTCGATTATGATACTGAGGCCGTGGACGATGCCGTTGCCATAGTGGAGCAGGTAAGAGCTTTGCCCGAGCTGGCTCCTGACAGTGTGTATGTGTTGGGGCACAGCCTGGGAGGTACATTGGCTCCCCGTATTGCCGGGCGTTCGAAAGGTTTGGCAGGTATCATTATCCTTGCCGGACTGGCAAGACCGCTTGAAGATGCTCTTGAGGAACAGTTTTATTATACCTCTTCTTTGACGGATTCTTCAGTCAATGTAAAGGCTCAACTTGATGAACTGAAACAACAGTTGGTGAATGTCAAAAAGCTTGGTACCGAAGAGTTCGATGAGGCAATTCCCTTACCGTTGGGGCAGCCCCGCTCCTATTGGCTGTTTGCCAACGCTTACAAACCAGTGGAGGTTGCCGCTAAACTAAAGCTGCCCATATTTGTTCTTCAAGGGGAGAGAGATTATCAAGTGACTATGGAAGACTTCGGTTTATGGCGTTCCGGTCTGTTGCATTGTAAGAATGCGTACTTCAAATCTTATCCGAAATTGAATCACTTGTTGCAGGAAGGCAGCGGCAAGGCGACTCCGTTTGAGTATAGCCATGCTTCGCCCGTCCCGGCATATGTTATGGATGACATTGCCTCCTTCGTGCGGGGCAAGCAGAAT
This genomic window contains:
- a CDS encoding SPFH domain-containing protein yields the protein METKECSFSGFKMNGFLALFLHLVVLTAVIIFGFLISVPTLILSVCLCLVWFIMFAGYMELEPNEARAMVFFGKYKGTFKETGFFWVNPFLNKKKLSLRARNLDVEPIKVNDKIGNPILIGLVLVWKLKDTYKAMFEIDSQTMAASAPTAGNANQVSLGNAVANRMNAFENFVMIQSDAALRQVAGQYAYDDNEADTEELTLRSGGEEINEQLEQKLNERLAMAGMEVVEARINYLAYAPEIAAVMLRRQQASAIITAREKIVEGAVSMVKMALHKLSEEEIVELDEDKKAAMVSNLLVVLCADEAAQPVVNTGTLNH
- a CDS encoding alpha/beta hydrolase; this encodes MKEMGGIGRWALILLLLGNVYGGFAQDANTARAQHIYELFVAGQGDSIHAALNRELQEKLAPALFNDSFRQAEKMFGKSISKGEWKTDSAQGITIYYSDVEFERYNLRFLVAFDADGALNTIRLVPAPAVSTAQPVAYDKTKMDERDITLGADGYKLPGTLTLPKRAVGSDVCRVPCVILVHGSGPHDRDETIGPNKPFRDLAWGLAERGIAVVRYEKRTKAYGAACVPAGRELDYDTEAVDDAVAIVEQVRALPELAPDSVYVLGHSLGGTLAPRIAGRSKGLAGIIILAGLARPLEDALEEQFYYTSSLTDSSVNVKAQLDELKQQLVNVKKLGTEEFDEAIPLPLGQPRSYWLFANAYKPVEVAAKLKLPIFVLQGERDYQVTMEDFGLWRSGLLHCKNAYFKSYPKLNHLLQEGSGKATPFEYSHASPVPAYVMDDIASFVRGKQNTL